One stretch of Paramormyrops kingsleyae isolate MSU_618 chromosome 4, PKINGS_0.4, whole genome shotgun sequence DNA includes these proteins:
- the LOC111847761 gene encoding NLR family CARD domain-containing protein 3-like yields the protein MKFKRYLDQNDPECPELQLEEDNDLDSDGQMQKTCGREGALKITLYILRTMEQNDLADMLEKRHLLSQCQHIIKCNLKKKFECVFEGKAKEGQPTLLKEIYTELYITEGGAGGVNDEHEVRQIETASKKRQTEDTTVKCNDIFKPLRGRVTPIRTVLTKGVAGIGKTVSVQKVILDWAEGEANQDIHFIFALPFRDLNLIKDEYSLIDLLHHFVPELKSLESTELCRYKVLLIFDGLDECRLPLDFQNNESWFDVTKKTSLDVLLTNLIRGNLLPSALLWITSRPAAANQIPPECIHQVTEIRGFNDAQKEEYFRKRFIDQSLASRIITHVKSSRSLFIMCHIPVFCWISATVLENLFSDSDSGEIPRTLTEMYTHFLIFQVSLKSDKYLEKHKIKLNKCTKSGKKFLLKLGKLAFHNLEKGNLIFYKQDLTENGIDVTEASVYSGVCTEVFKEEYGLYQEKVYCFVHLSIQEYLAAFYVFLSNSSADLLKTAVDEALRSKNGHLDLYLRFLLGLSTKSSEILLQRLLGQKRTRCHNNKKTPQYIKEKIQENLSAERTINLFHCLNELGDNSLIEEVQRYLSSGSLSAENLSPAQWSALAFVLLMSDKELDVFDLKKYIRSDEGLQRLLPVIKKSRTALLNSCNFTETCCEVLASALRSNSSQLTDLDLSDNDLQDSGVKLLSAGLGDSHCKLETLRLSFCRVTEEGCSSLASALRSNSSHLRELDLSDNDLQDSGVKLLSAGLGDSHCTLEILRLSGCRVTEEGCSSLASTLRSNPSHLRELDLSYNHPGDSGVKLLSAILEDPKCKLEKLNVDHSGKCRTRPGFQKYSCQLMLDPNTANSRLSLSGGNRKVTRGAEQPYPGHPERFDIWPQVLCRESLTGRCYWEAEWSGDGARIGVTYKGIRRKGGSADCRLGFNDKSWMLSCSPDSYSVWHNDKQTVIPIESSGSHRVGVYLDWAAGTLSFYSVSSDGLTLLYSFTSSFTEPLCPGFGVPINSSVSLCMLG from the exons atgaaattcaaaaggtacctggatcagaatgacccagaatgcCCTGAGcttcagctggaggaggacaatgacctggacagtgatggtcagatgcagaagacctgtggtagagagggagctctgaagatcacactgtacatcctgaggaccatggagcaaaatgatctcgctgacatgctggagaaga ggcaTCTTCTCTCACAGTGTCAGCACATAATCAAATGTAAtctgaagaagaaatttgagtgtgtatttgaagggaaagctaaggaaggacagccaacacttctcaaagagatttacacagaactctacataactgaagggggagctggaggagtcaatgatgaacatgaagtgagacagattgaaacagcatccaagaaaaggcaaacagaagatactacagtcaagtgtaatgatatatttaaacccttacgtgggcgtgtgacacctatcagaactgtactcactaaaggggtcgcaggtatcgggaaaacagtctctgtgcagaaagttattcttgactgggcagaaggagaagcaaaccaggacattcacttcatatttgctcttcctttccgggacctgaatttgattaaggatgaatacagtctgattgatctgcttcaccactttgtcccagaaTTGAAATcgcttgaatccactgagctgtgtagatacaaagttttgttgatctttgatggtctagatgagtgtcgccttcctctagattttcagaacaatgagagctggtttgatgtaacaaagaaaacatcactggatgtgctgttgactaacctcattagggggaatctgcttccatccgctctcctctggataacttcccggccagcagcagccaatcagatacctcctgagtgtatccaccaggtgacagagatacgagggttcaatgatgcccagaaggaggaatatttcaggaagagatttatTGATCAGAGCCTGGctagcaggattatcacacatgtgaaatcatcaaggagcctcttcatcatgtgccacatacctgtgttctgctggatttcagccactgttcttGAGAATCTTTTTAGTGATTCTGATagtggagaaattccaaggactctgactgaaatgtacacacacttcctgatctttcaagTGAGTTTAAAAAGTGACAAGTATCTggaaaaacataaaatcaaGCTTAATAAATGCACCAAATCTGGGAAGAAATTTCTtttaaaacttggtaaactggcttttcataaccttgagaaaggcaacctcatattttataagcaagatctgacagagaatggcattgatgtcacagaggcttcagtttactctggagtgtgcacagaagtctttaaagaggaGTATGGGTTGTaccaggagaaggtgtactgctttgtgcatctgagcatccaggagtatcttgCTGCTttttatgtgtttctgtcaaactcatcagctgacctgctgaagactgcagtggatgaAGCATTAaggagcaagaatggacacttggacctctacctccgcttcctccttggCCTCTCAACAAAGTCCAGTGAGATTCTGTTACAAAGGCTACTGGGCCAGAAAAGAACCAGGTGTCATAACAATAAGAAAACACCCCAGtacatcaaggagaaaatacaggagaatttatctgcagaaaggaccatcaacctgttccactgtctgaatgaactgggtgacaattctctaatagaggaagtacaaagatacctgagtTCAGGAAGTCTTTCAGCAGAaaacctctcacctgcacagtggtcagctctggcctttgtgttactgatgtcagataaggagctggatgtgtttgatctgaagaaatacatcagatctgatgaaggtcttcagaggctgctgcctgtgatcaagaaatctaggacagctct CCTGAACAGCTGTAATttcacagagacatgctgtgaagtgttggcttcagctctcagatcaaactcctctcaGCTGACAGACCTGGACCtaagtgacaatgacctgcaggattcaggggtgaagctgctctctgctggactgggggattcacattGTAAACTGGAGACactgag gctgtcattctgtagagtcacagaagaaggctgttcatccctggcttcagctctgaggtcaaactcctcacacctgagagagctggacctgagtgacaatgacctgcaggattcaggggtgaagctgctctctgctggactgggggattcacactgtacactggagatactgag gctgtcaggctgtagagtcacagaagaaggctgttcatCCCTGGCTTCaactctgaggtcaaacccctcacacctgagagagctggacctgagctacaatcacccaggtgACTctggagtgaagctgctctctgctatACTGGAGGATCCCAAATGTAAACTAGAGAAACTAAA tgtggaccacagtgggaagtgcaggaccagaccagggtTCCAGAAAT actcctgccagctgatgctggaccccaacacagcaaacagccgcctgtctctgtcaggggggaacaggaaggtgacacggGGGGCAGAACAGCCATATCCTggtcatccagagagatttgacatctggccccaagttctgtgcagagagagtctgactggtcgctgttactgggaggctgagtggagtggagatggagcccggataggagtgacttataaaggaatcaggaggaaaggagggaGTGCTGACTGTCGGCTTGGattcaatgacaagtcatggatgctgagctgctctcctgacagttactctgtctggcacaatgataaacagactgtcatacccatagAGTCCTCAGGCTCCcacagagtaggagtgtatctggactgggcggctggtactctgtccttctacagcgtctcctctgatggactgaccctcctgtacagcttcacctcctcattcactgaacccctctgccCAGGGTTTGGGGTTCCTATAAACtcctccgtgtccctgtgcatgctgggatag